The Bacteroidota bacterium genome window below encodes:
- a CDS encoding bifunctional 3,4-dihydroxy-2-butanone-4-phosphate synthase/GTP cyclohydrolase II, producing MYKLNTIDQAIKDLKNGKVIIVVDDANRENEGDFITTAENATPEIVNFMATHGRGLICVALTEERCAELNLPLMVSNNTSSHETQFTVSVDLIGYGTTTGISTSDRSKTIRALINPTTKPEELGRPGHIFPLRAKKGGVLRRTGHTEATIDLARLAGASPAGALVEIMNEDGTMARLPDLMQIAKKFDLSIVSIEDLIAYRLQKESLIERQIDVKLPTDHGTFELVAYKQITTGQDHLALFKGSWEKDEPVLVRVHSSCITGDIFGSCRCDCGPQLHAAMDMIEKEGKGVIVYMNQEGRGIGLLNKLRAYKLQEQGLDTVEANIKLGFESDERDYGVGAQIIRDLGITKMRLMTNNPKKRAGLIGYGLEITEVVPIEVVGNKHNEGYLTTKRDKMGHTIRIGK from the coding sequence ATGTACAAGCTAAATACCATCGATCAGGCGATCAAAGACCTCAAAAACGGGAAAGTGATCATCGTTGTTGATGATGCTAACCGTGAAAACGAAGGCGATTTTATCACTACTGCTGAAAATGCTACTCCTGAGATCGTAAATTTTATGGCAACCCATGGCCGCGGATTGATTTGCGTGGCTTTGACTGAAGAAAGATGCGCAGAATTAAATCTGCCTTTGATGGTTTCAAATAATACTTCTTCTCACGAAACACAATTCACTGTTTCTGTCGATCTGATCGGTTACGGAACTACAACAGGTATTTCAACTTCTGATCGTTCAAAGACAATTCGTGCTCTGATCAATCCTACAACTAAACCGGAAGAGTTAGGCAGACCCGGACATATCTTTCCATTGCGTGCTAAGAAAGGCGGCGTATTACGTCGTACCGGACATACAGAAGCAACAATAGATCTGGCACGTCTTGCAGGAGCTTCTCCCGCAGGTGCACTTGTAGAGATCATGAATGAAGATGGAACGATGGCTCGTCTTCCTGACTTAATGCAGATCGCAAAAAAGTTTGACCTGTCAATTGTTTCAATTGAAGATCTCATCGCTTATCGTTTGCAAAAAGAAAGTCTGATCGAACGACAGATCGATGTTAAACTTCCAACAGATCACGGAACTTTTGAATTAGTTGCTTATAAACAGATCACAACCGGACAAGATCATCTGGCTTTGTTCAAAGGTTCGTGGGAAAAAGATGAACCTGTACTGGTTCGTGTTCACTCATCTTGTATCACCGGCGATATTTTTGGTTCATGCCGCTGCGATTGTGGTCCGCAGTTACATGCTGCAATGGACATGATCGAAAAAGAAGGCAAAGGCGTGATCGTTTATATGAATCAGGAGGGCCGTGGAATTGGACTGCTGAATAAATTACGCGCATATAAATTACAGGAACAAGGACTCGATACTGTTGAAGCGAATATAAAATTGGGTTTCGAAAGCGACGAACGTGATTATGGCGTAGGAGCACAGATCATCCGTGATCTTGGCATTACCAAAATGCGTTTGATGACCAACAATCCAAAAAAACGCGCAGGATTAATAGGCTATGGTCTGGAGATCACCGAAGTTGTTCCAATCGAAGTTGTAGGTAATAAACATAACGAAGGGTATCTTACCACTAAGAGGGATAAGATGGGGCATACGATACGGATTGGGAAGTAA